A DNA window from Salvelinus namaycush isolate Seneca chromosome 30, SaNama_1.0, whole genome shotgun sequence contains the following coding sequences:
- the LOC120024937 gene encoding cadherin-5-like yields the protein MMRQSAWRQMTGPDMWMGLFALAVTLGLTMAEHMDQRPALQTSPVLHRHKREWLWNNLYVEEERPIDKQYYIGKLKSTKAGDRTRYVIKGDGANTIFKVDEKGDIYVTERLDREVKSIYHLSAKLLDTSNNLVEEKVEEFVILVTDINDNDPVFTKSFNASIKERSKRGTKVIEVTATDADDPTTANGELAYTLLEGGDFFNIDSTTGIITTKYENLDRETQSSYVVVVQAQDLRGLKQGGTATTSVTIAVSDINDNIATFTKSSYVFSVKEDMKRGQRIDTIVLEDRDEIQNKDPIFTIESPSDTFEMERSQIKDGNLMLKQGLDYETKSSYTFSVHVRENNLQSPADNKDNPVIKAQVTIQVLDVDEQPEFSKSIYNFNVIEEMMVNNIGVVSARDPDKANKAIRYSIKDKDSPIGINPITGQLFTVRKLDRELVANHMFQVKAKEEPNGLESFVNVNILVIDINDNKPELSIEEIFVCENDMAGTVIGTISATDKDENFPSFSFTLVKPNGNFSIIDNNDNTSNIVLKHGGFSLEDSRDYVIEIGISDGGRPPMSSITSLPIKVCRCDNKRIHTQCKAAQLKMGVGVYTLIPILCILTILVIVILIAMRKRHQKDALVTLGKSELHEQLVTYDEEGGGEMDTNGYDVSILTSARNDSSMSMRQGPSLYAMVKKPPTACKGDMAVMIEVKKDEADHDRDGIPYDTLHIYGYEGPESLAGSLSSLDSSSTGSSLDYDFLNDWGPRFRTLAELYGVDGSEGSDSLY from the exons ATGATGAGACAGTCTGCATGGAGGCAGATGACTGGGCCAGATATGTGGATGGGTCTCTTTGCCTTGGCCGTGACCCTCGGTCTAACCATGGCTGAACATATGGACCAGAGGCCAGCACTCCAAACCAGTCCAGTTCTCCACAGGCACAAGAGAGAGTGGTTGTGGAACAACCTTTACGTGGAGGAGGAAAGGCCAATCGACAAACAATACTATATTGGAAAG TTAAAGTCAACTAAAGCTGGTGACAGGACACGCTATGTCATTAAAGGAGATGGTGCCAACACAATCTTCAAAGTGGATGAAAAAGGAGACATCTACGTCACTGAACGATTGGATCGAGAGGTGAAAAGCATATACCATCTAAGTGCAAAGCTGCTTGATACCAGCAACAACTTGGTGGAGGAGAAAGTGGAAGAGTTTGTGATCCTGGTTACCGACATCAATGACAACGATCCAGTGTTTACTAAATCGTTCAACGCTTCTATCAAAGAGAGATCCAAAAGAG GAACTAAAGTGATAGAAGTCACTGCCACTGATGCAGACGATCCAACGACGGCAAATGGAGAACTTGCTTACACATTATTAGAGGGGGGAGACTTCTTCAATATAGACAGCACAACAG GGATTATCACCACCAAGTATGAGAACCTGGACCGTGAGACCCAGAGTAGCTATGTCGTTGTGGTTCAAGCCCAGGATCTGAGAGGACTTAAACAAGGGGGCACCGCCACCACCTCTGTCACCATCGCAGTCAGCGACATCAATGATAACATAGCCACATTTACCAAAA GTTCCTATGTATTTAGTGTGAAAGAGGACATGAAGCGGGGACAGAGAATAGACACCATAGTCCTGGAGGACAGAGATGAGATCCAGAATAAAGACCCAATCTTCACCATAGAATCTCCATCAGACACCTTTGAGATGGAGCGCAGTCAGATCAAAGATGGCAACCTCATGCTGAAACAG GGACTGGATTATGAAACCAAGAGCAGCTACACGTTCAGTGTGCACGTGAGGGAGAATAACTTGCAGTCCCCTGCGGATAATAAGGACAATCCAGTGATCAAGGCCCAGGTGACCATCCAGGTGCTAGACGTTGATGAGCAGCCAGAATTCAGCAAGAGCATCTACAACTTTAATGTGATAGAGGAAATGATGGTCAATAATATTGGAGTCGTTTCAGCCAGAGATCCTGATAAAGCCAACAAGGCCATAAG GTATTCCATTAAGGACAAAGACAGTCCCATTGGTATCAACCCCATAACTGGACAACTTTTCACAGTGAGGAAGCTGGATCGGGAGCTTGTAGCGAATCACATGTTCCAGGTTAAAGCTAAGGAGGAACCAAATG GACTGGAATCTTTTGTGAACGTCAACATACTGGTCATTGATATCAATGACAACAAACCAGAGCTGTCCATTGAAGAGATATTCGTTTGTGAAAATGATATGGCTGGCACG GTGATTGGGACCATAAGTGCGACAGACAAAGACGAAAATTTTCCCTCATTCAGCTTCACATTGGTGAAGCCGAATGGCAACTTTTCAATCATCGATAACAACG acaacacatctaacatagtCCTGAAACATGGAGGCTTCAGCCTGGAGGACTCCAGGGATTATGTAATAGAGATTGGGATCAGCGATGGAGGCAGGCCACCCATGAGCAGCATCACCTCTCTGCCTATCAAAGTGTGCAGGTGTGACAACAAGAGGATCCACACCCAGTGCAAAGCAGCCCAACTCAAAATGGGTGTGGGTGTCTACACCCTGATTCCTATACTGTGCATCCTGACTATTCTGG TCATAGTGATCCTGATCGCTATGAGAAAGCGTCACCAAAAGGACGCCCTGGTCACTCTGGGTAAGAGTGAGCTCCACGAGCAGCTAGTGACATACGACGAGGAGGGTGGTGGGGAGATGGACACCAACGGCTACGACGTGTCCATCCTGACCTCAGCTCGGAATGACAGCAGCATGAGCATGAGGCAGGGCCCCAGCCTTTACGCCATGGTGAAGAAACCACCAACTGCGTGCAAGGGAGACATGGCTGTGATGATCGAGGTGAAGAAAGACGAAGCTGACCATGACAGGGATGGGATTCCCTACGATACCCTGCACATCTACGGCTACGAGGGGCCAGAGTCCCTGGCTGGTAGCCTCAGTTCCCTGGATAGTTCCTCCACGGGCTCTAGCCTTGACTATGACTTCTTAAACGACTGGGGCCCTCGCTTCAGAACCCTGGCTGAGCTCTACGGGGTAGATGGGTCTGAGGGAAGTGACTCCCTGTATTGA